In the genome of Arachis stenosperma cultivar V10309 chromosome 6, arast.V10309.gnm1.PFL2, whole genome shotgun sequence, the window ATTGTACCAAATTTACTCTTACTCTCAAAGATAAAGCTTAAAACCATATAAACTAGTTTGTTAAAACTTTCGCCCATCAAAAATAGCTTGTTAAAAAAGTAACTTTTAAAGATAACTTTTTGAAACTATAACAGTTATATTTGGGAAATCAAAATACACAGAATCAACTCATAACATGCTTAAGAACAAAACAAACATgacttttttttatagaaaataatttgGTAAACGATATTGTTGAATTAACAATATCATCCATTTAGTAATTAAGCTATTGGTAGAGTGagttaatttataaaaatttctaaTTAAGATTACCTAATATCTTAATTGTGTTAGTAGTTTAAcacattttattttaaaataattgaattttaaattaaaatatattttcatatGTAGCTAAAGTTCTATAAAATtcataaaactaaataatatacTAAATTTTGCACTAAATCATCAAAACTTTGGAATATAATTATATGATTTCTACCAAAAGCAAGTATGAATTTGTTAATAATTATTACTTATAAGAAAAGAATTCATATTTTCTaaagagcaatgctagggggccagcaatttttgtgattgttagccatcaactagccatcaataatgatttgatggtgtgagattggtgtgagatttcatccaatggctcaccttcttctgctggttacatgctggccaaaattcaataaaactgctggccccctagacttttccttttCTAAATTATTAGTTTGAATACCAGATTAACTGTGCcagattttatttaattctgCATTCATATTTGTGCAACATAGCTTCAAATTTATAGTAGTTTTTCCACCCTCATGATGTAAACACAGGCACAAACACACTCAAAGATTTGGCATGAAAATGGAACCTCAATTGAATATAATTTTTCTTCCATATCCAACTCCTGGCCACATGATCCCAATGGTAGATTCAGCAAGACTATTTGCAAGGCATGGAGCAAGTTCCACCATCATCACTACACAAGCCAATGCTTCAACATTCCAAAAGGCCATAGACAGCGACTTCGAAGCCGGATACTCAATCAGAATCCATGTGATTCCATTCCCTGCATCTCAAGTTGGTCTCCCTGAAGGTGTTGAAAACATGAAAGATGGCAATTCACTAGAAATCATGGGCAAAATCGGCCGTGGAATACACATGCTCAGAGATCAAATTGAGCTCCTCTTTCATGATCTTAATGCTGATTGTTTAGTCACAGATATGTTATATCCTTGGACAGTGGATTCTGCTGAGAAATTAGGAATTCCAAGGCTTTACTTTTACAGCTCGAGCTACTTCTCGAATTGCGCTAGCTATTCTGTTAGGACTCATAGGCCTCATGATGGACTTGAATCTGATACAAGCAAGTTTTTGATTCCGGATTTGCCACATAAAACAGAGATGACTTCTCTGCAGCTTGCAGAGTGGATAAGGACTAAGAATAACAGCACCGCGCAATTTTTCGATGCAGTGTTTGAATCTGAGAAAAGAAGCTATGGAGCAGTGTACAATAGCTTTCATGATCTTGAAAATGAGTATGAGGAACATTACAAGAACATAATGGGGATCAAAGTTTGGAGTATAGGACCAGTTGCAGCATGGATCAATAGTACTAATAAGGGACAAAAACATGATCATGTAGAAGAATTAGAGCCCAAATGGTTAAAGTGGCTTAATTCCAAGAAAATTGGTTCAGTTTTGTATGTTTCTTTTGGTAGCCTAACTAGGCTTCCTAATGCTCAAGTTGCTGAAATTGCTCATGGACTTGAAAATTCTGGTCATGATTtcatttgggtaattaggaaaAGGGAAAATAATGATGATGACAATGATGGAGATAGTTTCTTGCATGATTTTGAGGTTAGGATGAGAGAAAGCAATCAGGGCTATATCATATGGAATTGGGCTCCACAGTTGCTAATATTGGAACACTCTTCTATTGGAGGAATTGTGACACATTGTGGATGGAATTCAATTCTTGAAAGCTTGAGTTTTGGGTTGCCAATGATCACTTGGCCAATGTTTGCTGAGCAATTCTACAATGAGAAGTTGTTGGTTGATATGTTGAAGATCAGTGTCGCGATCGGGGTGAAGGAGAACAAATTGTGGGTGAGTTTGGGTGAGGAAGATGTGGTGAAAAGGGATATGATCACAAATGCTGTGAAAGTTTTGATGGGAAGTGGTGAAGAGAGCATGGAAATGAGGAAGAGAGCAAAGAAGCTTGGTGATGTTGGCAAGAGGGCTATAGAGGAAGGGGGAACATCTTACAACAACTTGATTCAGTTGATACAAGAGCTAAAATCATTGAAGGTATCAAGGGAACTTAGCAAAAGAAAATTGGAAAATTAAAAGTTTCAAACGGTTGGTGGAGTGG includes:
- the LOC130932971 gene encoding soyasapogenol B glucuronide galactosyltransferase-like; protein product: MKMEPQLNIIFLPYPTPGHMIPMVDSARLFARHGASSTIITTQANASTFQKAIDSDFEAGYSIRIHVIPFPASQVGLPEGVENMKDGNSLEIMGKIGRGIHMLRDQIELLFHDLNADCLVTDMLYPWTVDSAEKLGIPRLYFYSSSYFSNCASYSVRTHRPHDGLESDTSKFLIPDLPHKTEMTSLQLAEWIRTKNNSTAQFFDAVFESEKRSYGAVYNSFHDLENEYEEHYKNIMGIKVWSIGPVAAWINSTNKGQKHDHVEELEPKWLKWLNSKKIGSVLYVSFGSLTRLPNAQVAEIAHGLENSGHDFIWVIRKRENNDDDNDGDSFLHDFEVRMRESNQGYIIWNWAPQLLILEHSSIGGIVTHCGWNSILESLSFGLPMITWPMFAEQFYNEKLLVDMLKISVAIGVKENKLWVSLGEEDVVKRDMITNAVKVLMGSGEESMEMRKRAKKLGDVGKRAIEEGGTSYNNLIQLIQELKSLKVSRELSKRKLEN